One region of Takifugu flavidus isolate HTHZ2018 chromosome 14, ASM371156v2, whole genome shotgun sequence genomic DNA includes:
- the taf1 gene encoding transcription initiation factor TFIID subunit 1 isoform X6 has translation MSDSDSDEDQDRPFSLTGFLFGNINEDGQLEDDSILDNESKKHLAGLGSLGLGSLITEITANEQDSREESKNSGWVKSTEDAVDYSDISEVAEDETKKYHQAMGTLQPNRKADDEDDYDADCEDIDSKLMPPPPPPSLTGATKKEEPSPQSTNAGEEGDGIILPSIIPPSSAGDKVDFSSSSDSESETDRPCQGLGSRGAPDRLNLPLAGIMQKDAAKALPGVTQLFPEFRPGKVLRFLRLFGPGKNVPSVWRSARRKKKRKHRDTQPGTPPPDGEPTEQHQEKKSGWIYEYAAPPPPEQCLSDDEITMMAPVESKFSQACGDGDKETESRPKVAEWRYGPAQLWYDMLGVSEDGSNFNYGFKLRDFLPKEPEKPDVPQENTETSQKEQDSHDGAVEEEDEDLPKRKLTLEDELFMMVTQLQWEEDIIWNGEDVKHKGTKAQRASLAGWLPSSMTRNANAYNAQQGLARSNLQMITPTLPPMPKIPLISSSKREKNSHDNQASHDEDPPWFSIFPIDNEELVYGRWEDNIIWDDQEMDHMLMPPVLVLDPNDENIILEIPDEKEEMTSHSPSKENKKETAIKKSRILLGKTGVIKEEPQQNMSQPEVKDPWNLSNDEFYYPKQQGLRGTFGGNIIQHSIPALELRQPFFPTHMGPMKLRQFHRPPLKKYSFGALAQPGPHAVQPLLKHIKKKAKMREQERQASGGGDMFFMRTPQDLTGKDGDLILAEYSEEYPPLFMQVGMASKIKNYYKRKPGKDPGAPDCKYGETVYCHTSPFLGSLHPGQLLQAFENNLFRAPIYLHKMPESDFLVLRTRHGYFIRELADIFVVGQECSLFEVPGPNSKRANTHIRDFLQVFIYRLFWKSKDRPRRIRMEDIKKAFPSHSESSIRKRLKLCADFKRTGMDSNWWVLKPDFRLPTEEEIRAMVSPEQCCAYYSMLHAEQRLKDAGYGEKSFFAPEEENEEDFQMKIDDEVRTAPWNTTRAFISAMKGKCLLEVTGVADPTGCGEGFSYVKVPNKPTQQKDDKEPQPAKKTVTGTDADLRRLSLKNAKQLLRKFGVPEEEIKKLSRWEVIDVVRTMSTEQARSGEGPMSKFARGSRFSVAEHQERYKEECQRIFDLQNKVLESTEVLSTDTDSSSAEDSDFEEMGKNIENMLQNKKTSSQLSREREEQERKELQRMLLGEESDRDHKGRKDRRKGLSSSLSTSSHKDDDASSVTSLNSSATGKRLKIYRTFRDEDGKEYVRCETVRKASVIDAYTRIRTTKDDEFIRKFAVFDEQHREEMRKERRRIQEQLRRLKRNQEKDKIKGPPEKKTKKAKERPDLKLKCGACGAIGHMRTNKFCPLYYQTNAPPSNPVAMTEEQEEELEKTVIHNDNEELIKVEGTKIVLGKQLIESADEVRRKSLVLKFPKQQLPPKKKRRVGSAVHCDYLNKPHKVIHRRRTDPMVTLSSVLESIINDMRDHPNTYPFHTPVNAKVVKDYYKIITRPMDLQTLRENVRKRLYPSREEFREAVELIVKNSATYNGAKHPITQVAQSMLDLCDTKLKEKEDRLVRLEKAINPLLDDDDQVAFSFILDNIVTQKMMAVPDSWPFHHPVNKKFVPDYYKVIVNPMDLENIRKNISKHKYQNRDTFLSDVSLIHTNSIKYNGKGPDSPYTKTALDIVTVCKQTLDEYDEHLTQLEKDISTAKEAALDAADLECLDPMTPGPYTPQPADLFDSGASGSLPRETSSLFSEGPLVVAPEKRGGQGRHFRRPGEEESDVDIEGFEEENDGKPKTPAPAEDADGDLEDDDDEDEMLLPLRRQVHDQEEEEEEEEEDSAPGRPAHSSVLYQDLLMSEGEDDASEEEGDNPFSSIQLSESGSDSDREMDVRPAPPRRTQETARMGMELDESMMSYEGDEHDGPHMEDSNVSYGSYEEMESQSQMPPSSMGNGEEYGISDEEEEEDEDEEARRRGPAVLTQVQLSEDEESEEFRSIGDSDLDSDV, from the exons GTTGGGTGAAAAGTACTGAAGATGCTGTCGACTACTCTGACATCAGCGAGGTCGCTGAAGATGAGACAAAGAAGTACCATCAAGCTATGGGCACGTTGCAGCCCAACAGGAAAGCAG atgatgaagatgactaTGATGCAGACTGTGAGGATATTGACTCCAAACTtatgcctcctccacctccaccaagCCTTACTGGAGCCACCAAGAAAGAGGAGCCCAGCCCCCAGAGCACAAATG CTGGGGAAGAGGGCGATGGCATCattcttccctccatcatccctccatcctctgctgGTGATAAGGTTGACTTTAGCAGCTCCTCTGACTCAGAGTCAGAAACTGACCGACCTTGCCAGGGTTTGGGGTCTCGCGGTGCCCCAGATAGGCTCAACCTCCCTCTCGCGGGTATCATGCAGAAAGATGCTGCCAAAGCGTTACCAGGTGTTACGCAGCTTTTCCCAGAATTCAGACCTGGAAAG gtgCTCAGGTTCTTGCGGCTGTTtggtcctggaaaaaatgtgcCGTCCGTATGGAGAAGTGCCCGCAGGAAGAAAAAACGGAAGCACCGAGACACCCAGCCTGGGACGCCTCCTCCAGACGGAGAACCTACAGAGCAACACCAGGAGAAGAAATCTGGATGGATTTATGAATATgcggccccccctcccccagagcAGTGTCTCTCCGACGATGAG ATAACCATGATGGCTCCAGTAGAATCTAAGTTCTCACAAGCCTGCGGTGatggagacaaagagacagagtCTCGCCCCAAGGTGGCAGAATGGCGATATGGTCCAGCCCAGCTTTGGTACGACATGCTGGGTGTCTCTGAGGATGGCAGCAACTTCAACTATGGGTTCAAGCTGAGAGACTTTCTGCCCAAGGAGCCTGAGAAGCCAGATGTGCCTCAGGAAAATACAGAGACTTCACAGAAG GAACAAGACAGCCATGACGGAGctgttgaggaggaggatgaagacctgCCTAAACGCAAATTGACACTTGAAGATGAGCTATTCATGATGGTCACTCAACTGCAATGGGAGGAGGATATAATCTGGAACGGGGAGGATGTGAAACACAAGGGTACCAAGGCTCAGCGGGCCAGCCTGGCTGGGTGGCTCCCCTCCAGCATGACCCGTAATGCTAATGCCTACAACGCTCAGCAGG GTCTGGCGAGGAGTAATTTGCAGATGATAACACCTACCCTTCCACCCATGCCCAAAATTCCTTTGATCTCTAGCTCCAAACGTGAAAAAAACAGCCACGATAATCAAG CATCTCATGATGAAGACCCTCCCTGGTTCTCCATTTTCCCCATCGATAATGAGGAGTTGGTATATGGACGTTGGGAGGATAACATCATCTGGGATGACCAGGAGATGGATCATATGCTCATGCCGCCTGTTCTTGTCCTTGATCCCAATGATGAAAATATCATCCTAG AAATTCCTGATGAGAAAGAGGAGATGACCTCTCACTCACCATCAAAGGAGAATAAAAAGGAAACGGCGATCAAGAAGAGTCGCATCCTCTTGGGGAAGACTGGAGTGATAAAAGAAGAGCCACAGCAG AATATGTCCCAGCCTGAAGTCAAAGACCCATGGAACCTCTCCAATGATGAGTTCTACTACCCAAAGCAGCAGGGTCTCAGGGGGACTTTTGGTGGCAACATTATTCAG CATTCCATTCCTGCATTGGAGCTGCGACAGCCCTTCTTCCCCACTCACATGGGTCCGATGAAGCTGCGCCAGTTTCATCGGCCGCCTCTGAAGAAGTACTCATTCGGAGCTTTGGCTCAGCCGGGACCTCATGCTGTCCAGCCCCTTCTGAAACACATCAAAAAGAAGGCTAAG ATGCGAGAGCAGGAGAGGcaggcttcaggaggaggagacatgtTCTTCATGCGAACTCCGCAGGATTTAACAGGCAAAGATGGAGATCTGATCCTGGCTGAATACAGTGAGGAATACCCACCTCTTTTCATGCAAGTCGGCATGGCCAGCAAGATCAAAAACTATTACAAACGG AAACCTGGAAAAgatcctggagctcctgactgTAAGTATGGAGAGACTGTGTACTGCCACACATCACCTTTCCTGGGTTCTCTACACCCTGGACAGCTGCTTCAG GCATTTGAAAACAACCTTTTTCGAGCTCCAATTTACCTGCACAAGATGCCAGAGTCAGATTTCTTGGTTCTCCGAACGCGACATGGCTACTTTATTAGGGAGCTTGCAgacatttttgtggtgggtcaGGAGTGTTCCTTGTTTGAGGTCCCGGGTCCTAACTCCAAACGAGCAAACACTCACATCAGAGACTTTCTTCAG GTCTTCATTTACCGTCTCTTCTGGAAGAGCAAAGATCGGCCTCGCAGAATCCGCATGGAGGACATAAAGAAAGCCTTCCCCTCTCATTCAGAGAGCAGTATCAGGAAGCGACTGAAACTCTGTGCAGATTTCAAACGTACAG GGATGGATTCCAACTGGTGGGTGTTGAAGCCCGACTTCAGGTTGCCCACAGAAGAGGAGATCAGGGCCATGGTGTCTCCGGAACAATGCTGTGCTTATTATAGCATGCTTCATGCAGAGCAGAGGCTCAAG GATGCCGGATATGGCGAGAAATCCTTCTTTGCGCCAGAAGAAGAGAATGAAGAGGACTTCCAAATGAAGATTGATGATGAA GTGCGCACTGCTCCATGGAACACAACAAGAGCTTTTATTTCAGCCATGAAAGGGAAATGTCTGTTGGAGGTTACGGGCGTGGCTGATCCCACAGGCTGTGGAGAGGGCTTCTCCTATGTCAAAGTGCCCAACAAACCCACTCAGCAGAAG GATGACAAAGAGCCCCAGCCTGCCAAGAAGACCGTGACGGGGACAGACGCTGACCTGAGGAGGCTGTCACTGAAAAATGCCAAGCAGCTTCTGCGCAAGTTTGGTGTACCAGAGGAAGAG ATCAAAAAACTTTCACGTTGGGAGGTGATCGATGTGGTTAGAACCATGTCCACAGAGCAGGCACGTTCAGGCGAGGGGCCCATGAGCAAGTTCGCCAGGGGTTCTCGTTTCTCTGTCGCGGAACACCAAGAGCGCTACAAGGAAGAATGCCAAAGAATATTTGACCTGCAGAACAA AGTGTTGGAGTCTACAGAGGTGCTGTCCACAGATActgacagcagctcagcagaggACAGTGACTTTGAGGAGATGGGGAAGAACATCGAGAACATGCTGCAGAACAAGAAAACCAGTTCCCAGCTTTCCcgtgagagggaggagcaggagaggaaggagtTGCAGAGGATGCTGTTGGGGGAGGAAAGCGATCGGGACCACAAGGGGCGCAAAGATCGGCGCAAAGGCTTGT CCAGCTCTTTATCCACCAGCTCCCACAAGGATGATGACGCATCGTCCGTCACCAGTCTGAACTCCTCGGCCACAGGGAAGAGACTCAAGATCTATCGCACTTTCAGGGATGAAGACGGCAAGGAATATGTCCGCTGTGAGACAGTGCGCAAGGCCTCAGTCATCGATGCCTACACCAGAATTAGAACTACCAAGGATGATGAGTTCAT ACGGAAGTTTGCCGTCTTCGATGAGCAACACAGAGAAGAGATGAGGAAGGAGCGGCGGCGCATTCAGGAGCAACTGAGGAGACTAAAAAGAAACCAAGAAAAAGACAAGATTAAAGGCCCTCCAGAGAAGAAGACCAAGAAGGCCAAAGAGAGACCAGACCTCAAG CTAAAGTGTGGAGCATGTGGTGCCATCGGACACATGAGGACCAACAAGTTCTGCCCACTGTACTATCAAACCAACGCCCCTCCTTCTAACCCAGTTGCgatgacagaggagcaggaggaggaactggagaagaCTGTCATCCATAATGACAATGAGGAACTGATCAAAGTTGAGGGCACCAAGATTGTACTGGGCAAACAGCTGATTGAGAG tGCCGATGAGGTGCGCAGAAAATCTTTAGTGCTCAAGTTTCCCAAACAGCAGCTTCCTCCTAAGAAGAAGAGGCGTGTAGGCAGTGCTGTACACTGTGACTACCTCAAT AAGCCACACAAGGTCATCCACCGTAGACGCACAGACCCCATGGTGACGTTGTCATCTGTGCTGGAGAGCATCATCAACGACATGAGGGATCATCCCAAT ACGTATCCCTTCCACACACCGGTTAATGCCAAGGTTGTGAAGGATTACTACAAGATCATCACCCGGCCCATGGACCTTCAGACCCTGAGGGAGAACGTGCGTAAACGATTGTATCCATCAAGGGAGGAATTCCGTGAAGCGGTGGAACTTATTGTCAAAAACAGCGCCACCTATAATG GTGCAAAACACCCAATAACACAGGTGGCTCAGTCAATGTTGGACTTGTGCGATACTAAACTAAAGGAG aaggaGGACAGGTTGGTGAGGCTGGAGAAGGCCATCAACCCACTgctggatgatgatgatcaagTGGCTTTCTCCTTCATCCTGGACAACATTGTGACGCAGAAAATGATGGCGGTCCCTGAT TCGTGGCCATTTCACCACCCTGTCAACAAAAAGTTTGTGCCGGATTATTATAAGGTGATTGTGAATCCCATGGATTTGGAAAACATCCGCAAG aatatctccaaacacaaatatcaAAACCGAGATACCTTCCTGTCCGACGTCAGTCTCATCCACACCAACAGTATCAAGTACAACGGTAAAG GCCCAGACAGTCCGTACACAAAGACGGCCCTGGACATCGTCACGGTCTGCAAGCAAACACTGGATGAG TATGACGAGCACCTGACCCAGCTGGAGAAGGACATCTCTACTGCTAAAGAAGCGGCTTTGGACGCAGCGGACCTGGAGTGTTTGGACCCCATGACGCCTGGGCCGTACACACCACAG CCTGCTGATCTATTTGACAGCGGGGCTTCAGGGAGTCTGCCTAGAGAGACCAGCAGCCTTTTCTCTGAGGGACCTCTAGTGGTTGCTCCCGAGAAGAGAGGGGGGCAG GGACGCCACTTCAGAAGACCTGGGGAGGAAGAGTCAGATGTGGATATCGAAGGCTttgaggaggaaaatgatgGCAAACCAAAGACTCCTGCTCCT GCAGAGGATGCCGATGGAGATCTAGAAGACGACGACGATGAAGATGAGATGCTATTGCCGCTTCGCAGACAAGTGCACgaccaagaagaagaggaggaggaggaagaagaggacagcGCTCCGGGCCGCCCTGCCCATTCCAGCGTGCTGTACCAGGATTTGCTCATGTCTGAGGGAGAGGATGATGCcagtgaggaagagggggaCAACCCTTTCTCAT CCATACAGCTGTCAGAGAGTGGGAGTGACTCCGACAGAGAGATGGACGTGCGGCCCGCCCCTCCACGGAGAACTCAGGAGACGGCTCGCATGGGCATGGAGCTGGACGAGAGCATGATGTCATACGAGGGGGACGAGCACGATGGACCCCACATGGAGGACAGCAATGTCAG TTACGGCAGCTATGAGGAGATGGAGAGCCAGAGCCAAATGCCGCCTTCTAGTATGGGAAATGGAGAGGAATATGGCATCagcgacgaggaggaggaagaagatgaagatgaggaagcaCGGCGGAGAGGTCCGGCTGTgcttactcaggtccagctcagtGAAGATGAGGAGAGCGAAGAATTCAGATCTATAGGAGACAGTGACTTGGACTCTGACGTATAG